From Gemmatimonadaceae bacterium, the proteins below share one genomic window:
- a CDS encoding beta-lactamase family protein → MTAALAAFTACAGREAADGAPVEAIGTVREIYDGTLTPDAARRTFRNTERLFATRVVPAGPSPRQLPLHAQAQRDVYVPVGADSLPLDSVLVLNRVTGFLVLRDGQVLLERYRGGNTAETRWMSMSVAKSVLGVLVGAALHDGHLRSLDTAITALVPSLRGSAWEDVTLRHAIAMRSGLAWTEAYADSSSDRRRLLEAQLAQQPGAMDAVLRSLHRDVPPGTRTVYSTGETQVVAMALRAAVGMPLAEYLSARVWGPAGMARDAEWWLDAPGGVEIGGSGLVATLRDYGRFGQFVLERGIVGRDTILPPWYVDSLGRKSGQVFGADYSYGWLWWPLTKELPASHRAFTAEGIHGQFILVDPLARVVIVQWAARPEAQGGEQISDYDVFAAVIRAAMR, encoded by the coding sequence ATGACGGCTGCACTTGCCGCGTTCACGGCCTGTGCGGGCCGGGAGGCTGCGGACGGGGCGCCGGTGGAAGCCATCGGCACGGTGCGAGAGATCTACGACGGCACCCTCACACCAGATGCCGCGCGCCGCACCTTTCGAAACACCGAGCGACTCTTCGCCACCCGCGTTGTGCCGGCCGGTCCGTCGCCGCGCCAGCTCCCGTTACACGCGCAGGCGCAGCGCGACGTCTACGTGCCAGTCGGCGCGGACTCGCTGCCGCTCGACTCGGTGCTGGTGCTGAATCGCGTCACCGGCTTTCTCGTGCTGCGCGATGGGCAGGTACTGCTCGAACGCTATCGCGGTGGCAACACTGCCGAGACACGATGGATGTCGATGAGCGTCGCGAAGTCGGTCCTTGGCGTGTTGGTGGGTGCGGCGTTGCACGATGGCCACCTGCGCTCGCTCGACACGGCCATCACGGCCTTGGTGCCCTCGCTGCGCGGCTCCGCTTGGGAAGACGTGACGCTGCGCCACGCCATCGCGATGCGCTCGGGCCTGGCGTGGACCGAGGCTTACGCGGACAGCAGCTCGGATCGCCGGCGCCTGCTCGAGGCCCAGCTCGCACAACAACCAGGCGCCATGGACGCTGTGTTGCGCTCGCTGCACCGCGATGTTCCGCCAGGGACGCGCACGGTCTACAGCACGGGGGAGACACAGGTCGTGGCGATGGCCCTGCGCGCGGCGGTCGGGATGCCGCTCGCCGAGTATCTCAGTGCGCGTGTGTGGGGGCCGGCCGGAATGGCCCGCGACGCCGAGTGGTGGCTCGACGCACCCGGCGGCGTGGAGATCGGCGGAAGCGGCCTCGTCGCCACGCTGCGTGACTACGGACGCTTCGGCCAGTTCGTGCTGGAGCGCGGCATCGTGGGCCGCGACACGATCCTGCCTCCGTGGTATGTCGACTCCTTGGGCAGGAAGTCCGGGCAGGTCTTCGGTGCAGACTATTCCTACGGCTGGTTGTGGTGGCCGCTGACAAAGGAGCTGCCGGCCTCGCATAGGGCGTTCACGGCCGAGGGCATCCACGGGCAGTTCATTCTCGTGGACCCCTTGGCGCGCGTGGTCATCGTCCAGTGGGCGGCACGGCCAGAGGCGCAGGGCGGGGAACAGATCAGCGACTACGACGTGTTCGCCGCCGTCATCAGGGCCGCGATGCGCTGA
- the leuS gene encoding leucine--tRNA ligase codes for MTAPAPEPIGYDPTAIEARWRQQWADRGTHRSDIANGERPFYALMMFPYPSAEGLHVGNLFAFTGCDIYARFQRLQGHTVFEPLGYDAFGIHSENFALKVGVHPMELIPRNIANFRRQLDRAGLMVDWSRSVDTTDPAYYKWTQWVFLQLYKQGLAYKKAAAVNWCPSCKTVLANEQVINGECERCGTQVEQRFLEQWFFRISDYSKRLLDNLETLDWSATTKQAQRNWIGRSEGAALRFRVIDPLTDAGSSAVSVTTEMSVGTAEIEVFTTRPDTIFGATYLVLAPEHPLVDQLTTPQQEGVVREYRAAAAKQDLVSRKTTKEKTGEFTGSYAVNPATQELIPIWIADYVLMEYGTGAIMAVPGHDERDFEFATKFELPIVRVVAGPGQDAHTPFDGAAYVDDGVLVNSKQFDGLGVDAGKTQVTSWLAAMHAGKSVTNYRLHDWCISRQRYWGPPIPIIYCDSCGTVPVPEDQLPVVLPNIPDFKPDDSGISPLARHEEWFHVPCPQCGKQARRETDVSDTFLDSAWYFLRYPSVGHDDVPFDSTITKKWLPVTTYIGGNEHAVLHLLYSRFITMVLHDAKLLDFEEPFTKFRAHGLIIREGAKMSKSRGNVVNPDEYIDQWGADSFRTYLMFLGPFEEGGDFRDSGISGVKRFLDRLWASVRDRDDAAPADPEVLRKLHATIKKVGEDIPSLSYNTAIAAMMEYINVVRRGERVPARAEVEPLVQMVSPFAPHIAEELWEMLGHSSSVFEARWPSFDPSMLESDTIELVVQVSGKTRGKVVVPKSVTQDQALAVAKADAQIGKFITGEPKKVILVPGRLLNVVV; via the coding sequence ATGACAGCACCCGCACCAGAGCCAATCGGCTACGACCCCACGGCGATCGAGGCGCGATGGCGGCAGCAGTGGGCCGATCGCGGCACGCATCGCAGCGACATCGCGAACGGCGAACGTCCGTTCTACGCGTTGATGATGTTTCCCTACCCGTCGGCCGAAGGCCTGCACGTGGGGAATCTGTTCGCGTTCACCGGTTGTGATATCTATGCGCGCTTCCAGCGCCTGCAAGGTCACACGGTGTTCGAGCCGCTGGGCTACGACGCGTTCGGCATCCACTCGGAGAACTTCGCCCTGAAGGTCGGCGTGCATCCGATGGAGTTGATCCCGCGGAACATCGCGAACTTCCGTCGGCAGTTGGACCGCGCGGGCCTGATGGTGGACTGGTCGCGCTCGGTGGATACAACCGATCCAGCGTACTACAAGTGGACACAGTGGGTCTTCCTGCAGCTGTACAAGCAGGGGCTTGCGTACAAGAAGGCCGCGGCGGTGAACTGGTGCCCGTCCTGCAAGACGGTGCTGGCCAACGAGCAGGTGATCAATGGCGAATGCGAGCGCTGTGGCACGCAGGTGGAGCAGCGCTTTCTGGAGCAGTGGTTCTTCCGGATCTCGGACTATTCCAAGCGGCTGCTCGACAATCTCGAGACGCTGGACTGGTCGGCCACCACGAAGCAGGCCCAGCGCAATTGGATTGGCCGCTCCGAAGGTGCGGCGCTGCGCTTCCGCGTGATCGACCCGCTGACCGACGCGGGCAGCTCGGCGGTGTCCGTCACCACCGAGATGTCGGTGGGGACGGCGGAGATCGAGGTCTTCACCACGCGTCCGGACACGATCTTCGGTGCGACGTACCTGGTGTTGGCGCCGGAGCATCCCTTGGTCGATCAGCTCACCACGCCGCAGCAGGAGGGCGTGGTGCGCGAGTATCGTGCGGCCGCGGCCAAGCAGGATTTGGTGAGCCGCAAGACTACGAAGGAGAAGACGGGCGAGTTCACGGGCTCGTACGCGGTGAATCCAGCCACGCAGGAGCTGATCCCGATCTGGATCGCCGACTACGTGCTGATGGAGTACGGCACGGGTGCGATCATGGCGGTGCCAGGGCACGACGAGCGCGACTTTGAGTTTGCCACGAAGTTCGAGCTGCCGATTGTCCGCGTGGTGGCGGGTCCGGGTCAGGACGCGCACACGCCGTTCGATGGCGCGGCGTACGTGGACGACGGCGTGCTGGTGAACTCCAAGCAGTTCGACGGACTCGGGGTGGACGCGGGCAAGACGCAGGTCACGTCTTGGCTGGCAGCGATGCACGCAGGCAAGTCGGTGACGAACTACCGCCTGCACGACTGGTGCATCTCGCGGCAGCGCTATTGGGGCCCGCCAATCCCAATCATCTACTGCGACAGCTGCGGCACTGTGCCGGTCCCCGAGGACCAGTTGCCGGTGGTGCTGCCGAACATCCCGGACTTCAAGCCGGACGATTCGGGCATCTCCCCGCTGGCGCGGCACGAAGAGTGGTTCCACGTGCCCTGCCCGCAGTGCGGCAAGCAGGCGCGGCGCGAGACGGACGTGAGCGACACCTTCCTCGACAGCGCCTGGTACTTCCTGCGCTACCCGAGCGTGGGCCACGACGACGTGCCCTTCGACTCGACGATCACGAAGAAGTGGTTGCCGGTCACGACGTACATCGGCGGCAACGAGCACGCGGTGCTGCACCTGCTGTACTCGCGCTTCATCACGATGGTGCTGCACGATGCCAAGCTCCTGGACTTCGAGGAGCCGTTCACGAAGTTCCGGGCGCACGGACTGATCATCCGCGAGGGCGCGAAGATGTCGAAGTCGCGCGGCAACGTGGTGAACCCGGACGAGTACATCGACCAATGGGGCGCGGATTCCTTCCGCACCTACCTGATGTTCCTCGGTCCCTTCGAGGAGGGCGGCGACTTCCGCGACTCGGGCATCAGCGGTGTAAAGCGTTTCCTGGACCGCCTCTGGGCGTCCGTGCGCGACCGCGACGACGCGGCTCCGGCCGACCCCGAGGTGCTGCGCAAGCTGCACGCGACGATCAAGAAGGTCGGTGAGGACATCCCATCGCTCAGCTACAACACGGCGATCGCGGCGATGATGGAGTACATCAACGTCGTGCGCCGCGGAGAGCGGGTGCCAGCGCGAGCGGAGGTGGAGCCGCTGGTGCAGATGGTCTCGCCCTTTGCGCCGCATATCGCCGAGGAGCTGTGGGAGATGCTCGGGCATTCGAGCAGCGTGTTTGAAGCGCGTTGGCCGTCCTTCGACCCTTCAATGCTCGAGTCCGACACGATTGAGCTGGTGGTGCAGGTGTCGGGCAAGACGCGCGGCAAGGTCGTGGTGCCGAAGTCGGTGACCCAGGATCAAGCGCTGGCGGTGGCGAAGGCCGATGCGCAGATCGGGAAGTTCATCACTGGGGAGCCGAAGAAGGTCATCCTTGTGCCGGGGCGGCTCTTGAACGTCGTGGTTTGA
- a CDS encoding N(4)-(beta-N-acetylglucosaminyl)-L-asparaginase — MTTRRDFLASTTAALAASAIPASEAAASQASASAVRARPTIIASANGIRGVRVAYDKIVAGEDTLDAIIAGVNIQELDPHDQSVGLGGFPNRDGVVQLDASCMHGPTKRAGAVGCLEDIATPSLVAKAIMDYTDHIMLVGDDAKKFALELGFKPQNLLTEQTRQDWLRWRAQLNPNDAHLDYEGNVAIKFSTGTINMNAVNASGDISSVTTTSGMAWKVPGRVGDSPIIGAGQYCDNTVGAAGSTGRGEANIKVCGGFLTVEFMRQGLSPQAACLKTLERIVAMTERRLLDERGRPTFDIQFYAISKDGRYGSATMYEGAEFAVADSNGARVEKCAFLYRRG, encoded by the coding sequence GACTTCCTAGCCTCGACGACGGCTGCCCTCGCAGCCTCCGCGATTCCCGCCTCCGAGGCCGCCGCATCCCAAGCTTCCGCATCCGCAGTCCGCGCGAGGCCGACGATTATCGCGAGCGCGAACGGCATCCGCGGCGTCCGCGTGGCCTATGACAAGATCGTCGCGGGTGAAGACACCCTGGACGCCATCATCGCCGGCGTGAACATCCAAGAGTTGGACCCCCACGATCAGTCAGTCGGCCTCGGCGGCTTCCCGAATCGCGACGGCGTAGTGCAACTCGATGCCAGCTGCATGCACGGCCCCACCAAGCGCGCAGGTGCCGTCGGCTGCCTGGAGGACATCGCCACTCCGAGCCTGGTCGCGAAGGCGATCATGGACTACACCGACCACATCATGCTGGTTGGTGACGATGCCAAGAAGTTTGCGCTGGAGCTTGGGTTCAAGCCGCAGAACCTGCTGACGGAGCAGACTCGGCAGGACTGGCTGCGCTGGCGCGCACAGTTGAATCCGAACGACGCCCATCTGGACTACGAAGGCAACGTCGCCATCAAGTTCTCGACCGGCACGATCAACATGAATGCCGTGAACGCGAGCGGTGACATTTCCTCGGTGACCACCACCAGCGGGATGGCCTGGAAGGTGCCGGGCCGTGTGGGCGACTCGCCGATCATTGGTGCGGGCCAGTACTGCGACAACACCGTCGGCGCCGCGGGCTCGACCGGACGCGGTGAGGCGAACATCAAGGTCTGTGGCGGCTTCCTCACCGTCGAGTTCATGCGGCAGGGGCTGTCGCCGCAGGCGGCCTGCCTCAAGACGCTGGAGCGGATCGTTGCGATGACCGAGCGCCGGCTCCTCGATGAACGCGGGCGGCCGACCTTCGATATCCAGTTCTACGCCATCAGCAAGGACGGCCGTTACGGTTCGGCGACGATGTACGAAGGCGCCGAGTTTGCGGTGGCGGACTCGAATGGGGCGCGCGTGGAGAAGTGCGCGTTCCTCTACCGGCGCGGCTAG
- a CDS encoding rhomboid family intramembrane serine protease: MTTVVRAAARTLKQQATVLGGSVTAVWAGFGAQLASGGAITRFGIRPRSVEGLWGIFFAPFLHGSPQHLIANTVPLLILGWLVMLRDAKHFVPVTIFSMLGAGIFAWTLGAPGSVHIGASGVVFGYLGFLMLAGWYQRSLGAIAISVLVTVLWGGVVLGVMPGQPGISWQAHFGGFVGGIMAARALAKRSRALI; the protein is encoded by the coding sequence ATGACGACGGTCGTCCGTGCGGCGGCCCGCACGCTCAAGCAACAGGCCACGGTGCTCGGCGGCTCCGTGACCGCCGTGTGGGCCGGTTTCGGCGCCCAGCTGGCCAGCGGCGGTGCCATCACACGCTTCGGCATCCGCCCGCGCAGCGTCGAGGGCCTCTGGGGCATCTTCTTCGCGCCGTTCCTCCACGGCTCCCCGCAGCACTTGATCGCCAACACGGTCCCGTTGCTCATCCTCGGCTGGCTGGTGATGCTGCGCGACGCGAAGCACTTCGTGCCTGTGACGATCTTCTCGATGCTCGGCGCGGGCATCTTCGCCTGGACACTCGGCGCGCCCGGCAGTGTGCATATCGGTGCCAGCGGCGTTGTGTTCGGTTACCTCGGCTTCCTGATGCTCGCCGGCTGGTATCAACGCTCACTCGGCGCCATCGCGATCAGCGTGTTGGTCACCGTGCTATGGGGCGGCGTGGTGCTCGGCGTGATGCCCGGGCAACCCGGCATCAGCTGGCAGGCGCATTTCGGCGGCTTCGTCGGCGGCATCATGGCGGCGCGCGCGCTTGCCAAGAGGTCTCGGGCGCTCATTTAG
- a CDS encoding DEAD/DEAH box helicase has protein sequence MTTRAVPDPSPSGFSALGLDPQVLAALVALGYEEPTPIQRAAIPPQLEGRDVLAQAATGTGKTAAFALPLLQRLRPDAPPRERTAALVLVPTRELAMQVAEAVYRYGKGLGVVALPIYGGASMDGQIRSLKRGVDVVIATPGRALDHLRRRTLHLAGVQTVVLDEADEMLDMGFAEDLEAILAETPAEKQVALFSATLAPRILAIARSHLRDPETISIEPEAVKAGKAAKVRQVAYIVPRAHKMAALGRILDVEQPESAIVFCRTRTEVDELTETLNARGYSADALHGGLSQDQRDRVMKRFRAHTSDLLIATDVAARGLDVSHISHVVNYDVPSAAEAYVHRIGRTGRAGRSGTAITLAEPREHRWLKSFERATGRPVEIAPVPTVADLKARRAELAAETLRATILDGGLEEWRRVVAGLAAEFDPMDIAAAALKQAGSADQSDEQEIPAAPPPRERHPARERAAVRKERAADKVAGRAGAAGSAKSGAAGKSSRARGGAAMAKLYVGGGRKLKIRPGDLVGAIANEAGIDAASIGGITVFDRHSLVEVPAGALDDIIAALSDAKIKGKKLQVRRDRAV, from the coding sequence ATGACAACGCGCGCCGTGCCCGATCCCTCGCCCTCGGGCTTCAGCGCCCTCGGCCTCGACCCCCAAGTGCTCGCGGCGCTCGTCGCGCTGGGCTACGAGGAGCCGACGCCGATCCAGCGCGCGGCCATTCCGCCGCAGCTCGAGGGACGCGATGTGCTCGCGCAGGCCGCGACCGGGACCGGCAAGACTGCCGCGTTCGCCCTGCCGCTGCTGCAGCGTCTGCGTCCCGACGCGCCGCCCCGCGAACGCACCGCGGCGCTGGTGTTGGTGCCAACGCGCGAGTTGGCGATGCAGGTCGCCGAAGCCGTGTACCGCTACGGCAAGGGACTCGGGGTCGTGGCGCTGCCGATCTACGGTGGCGCGTCGATGGACGGGCAGATCCGCTCGCTCAAGCGCGGCGTCGACGTGGTGATCGCCACGCCGGGACGCGCCCTGGACCATCTCCGGCGGCGTACGCTGCACCTCGCCGGCGTACAGACCGTGGTGCTCGACGAAGCCGACGAGATGCTCGATATGGGATTCGCCGAGGACCTGGAGGCCATTCTCGCCGAGACGCCGGCGGAAAAGCAGGTCGCCCTGTTCTCGGCGACACTGGCCCCGCGGATCCTGGCGATCGCGCGTTCGCATCTGCGCGATCCGGAGACGATCAGCATCGAGCCGGAGGCGGTGAAGGCGGGCAAGGCCGCGAAGGTGCGCCAGGTGGCGTACATCGTGCCGCGGGCTCACAAGATGGCGGCGCTGGGCCGCATCCTCGACGTGGAGCAGCCGGAGAGCGCCATCGTGTTCTGTCGTACGCGCACCGAGGTGGACGAGCTCACCGAGACGCTCAACGCGCGAGGCTACTCGGCAGATGCGCTGCACGGCGGGCTTTCGCAGGACCAGCGCGACCGCGTGATGAAGCGTTTCCGCGCGCATACGTCTGACCTGTTGATTGCGACGGACGTCGCGGCGCGCGGACTGGATGTCTCGCACATCTCGCACGTGGTGAACTACGACGTGCCGTCGGCCGCCGAGGCGTACGTGCATCGCATTGGCCGCACCGGTCGCGCGGGGCGCAGCGGGACGGCCATCACGCTGGCGGAGCCGCGAGAGCATCGGTGGCTCAAGAGCTTCGAGCGGGCAACCGGCCGGCCGGTAGAGATCGCGCCGGTGCCGACTGTGGCGGATCTCAAGGCACGGCGTGCGGAGCTGGCGGCGGAGACGTTGCGCGCGACGATTCTCGATGGTGGGCTTGAGGAGTGGCGGCGCGTGGTGGCGGGGTTGGCGGCCGAGTTCGACCCGATGGACATCGCGGCGGCGGCGCTCAAGCAGGCTGGCAGCGCGGACCAGTCGGACGAGCAGGAGATTCCCGCGGCACCGCCGCCGCGCGAGCGGCATCCGGCGCGGGAGCGTGCGGCCGTACGGAAGGAACGTGCGGCAGACAAGGTCGCGGGGCGCGCGGGCGCCGCTGGCAGTGCCAAGTCCGGCGCCGCGGGCAAGTCGTCACGTGCACGAGGCGGTGCTGCGATGGCCAAGCTCTACGTGGGCGGCGGTCGCAAGCTGAAGATCCGGCCCGGCGATCTCGTCGGCGCGATTGCCAACGAAGCCGGCATCGATGCGGCGAGCATCGGGGGCATCACGGTCTTCGATCGCCACTCATTGGTTGAAGTGCCGGCCGGCGCGCTGGACGACATCATCGCTGCGCTCTCCGACGCCAAGATCAAGGGCAAGAAGCTCCAGGTGCGGCGCGACCGAGCGGTGTGA
- a CDS encoding methyl-accepting chemotaxis protein — MEAPTKPDAPRGRVRRHIIDQAADWSAIVGAVGVAIAMLVGAPIITELAAEGRLPWLVGLVLAFSLTAAAVIFRFLISPAVGEQIRGLADVAESIAGGDLTQRPDAADEGGQLGRLGRAMVEMTSTLRRLASLIRENAGATQQRASEITASTEHLAQAASGVAETASALSLESATMAETIRGLSGDATRLAQLAAGVSDGANDGLRRNRELSELAAGNAGHLDEGARRLDELASDVRAGAAATEALAGASEEILAFVALVQRIAKQSKLLAMNASMEASRAGEHGEGFTVVANEVRRLAQATQEAASKTDVLMKDLIAQVEAAHASAVRSRATVETVRATTSRGREAFSSVELAVAAGDGWISSMSATASSGQQLAREITEKLESLSRGTRSFADSMQDVAAASEEQSASTEEIAAAASSLLQSAEKVGGAAAGFRTSTRRADGAR, encoded by the coding sequence GTGGAAGCTCCGACCAAACCTGACGCCCCCCGCGGGCGCGTCCGCCGCCACATCATCGACCAGGCCGCCGACTGGTCGGCCATCGTGGGGGCGGTGGGCGTGGCCATCGCCATGCTGGTCGGGGCGCCCATCATCACCGAGCTGGCCGCCGAGGGACGGCTCCCCTGGCTCGTCGGGCTGGTGCTGGCCTTCTCGCTCACCGCGGCGGCGGTCATCTTCCGCTTCCTCATCTCCCCCGCCGTGGGCGAGCAGATCCGCGGGCTCGCGGACGTCGCGGAATCCATCGCCGGCGGCGACCTCACCCAGCGCCCCGACGCCGCCGACGAGGGCGGTCAACTCGGCCGCCTGGGCCGTGCGATGGTCGAGATGACGAGCACGCTGCGGCGCCTCGCCTCGCTGATCCGCGAGAATGCCGGCGCCACGCAGCAGCGGGCCTCGGAGATCACCGCGAGCACGGAGCACCTGGCGCAAGCGGCGTCGGGAGTGGCCGAGACGGCGAGCGCGCTCAGCCTCGAGTCCGCGACGATGGCCGAGACCATCCGCGGCCTGAGTGGCGATGCGACCCGCCTCGCGCAGCTGGCCGCCGGCGTCAGCGATGGCGCCAACGACGGCCTGCGCCGCAACCGCGAACTCTCCGAGCTGGCGGCCGGGAACGCAGGGCATCTCGACGAAGGTGCGCGCCGCCTGGACGAACTCGCCAGCGATGTGCGCGCCGGCGCGGCCGCTACCGAGGCATTGGCAGGCGCATCGGAGGAGATCCTCGCCTTCGTCGCGCTGGTGCAGCGCATCGCCAAGCAGTCCAAGCTGCTGGCGATGAACGCGTCGATGGAGGCCTCGCGCGCCGGCGAGCACGGCGAGGGATTCACCGTGGTGGCCAACGAGGTGCGACGTCTCGCGCAGGCCACGCAGGAGGCGGCGTCAAAGACGGACGTCCTGATGAAGGACTTGATTGCGCAGGTCGAGGCCGCCCACGCCTCGGCGGTGCGCTCACGCGCAACGGTGGAGACGGTACGCGCCACGACATCGCGCGGCCGCGAGGCCTTCAGCTCCGTGGAGCTCGCCGTCGCCGCCGGGGACGGTTGGATCTCGTCGATGTCGGCCACCGCGAGCTCCGGTCAGCAGCTGGCGCGCGAGATCACCGAGAAGCTGGAGTCGCTGTCGCGCGGCACGCGCTCGTTCGCCGACTCGATGCAGGATGTGGCGGCAGCTAGCGAGGAGCAGAGCGCCAGCACCGAAGAGATTGCGGCCGCGGCGAGCTCGCTACTGCAGTCGGCGGAGAAGGTCGGCGGCGCGGCGGCGGGCTTCAGGACGAGCACTCGCCGCGCGGACGGCGCACGTTGA
- a CDS encoding site-2 protease family protein has translation MRWSWPIGRLAGIPLRVHLTFPLLLAWIAFAQWQLDGDPRGAISLVGTVLLVFLIVVLHELGHALAARRYGVVTRDITLLPIGGLARLERIPREPRQELVIAIAGPAVNVVLALAIGAALLATGGFAPLNGIGGLVAPDPSFDLRRLATRLVGINVWLIAFNLLPAFPMDGGRMLRAALAMRWKDYLRATEAAARVGRGFALLFGVVAVFVVNSPLLVLIAGFVWLAGAGEAAQVRAQLALEGVTLRSVTMTDLRILRPSDTLSTAAQLVVDGFQADFPVVDGDRLLGMLSRDDLVRGLHDHGRDHPVADVMRRDGPTLEASLPPETALERLMQSRQRALPVVQEGRLIGLLTQENVMEYLLLRRATQRVPQ, from the coding sequence ATGCGTTGGTCCTGGCCCATCGGCCGGCTCGCCGGCATTCCCCTGCGTGTGCACCTCACGTTCCCGCTGCTCCTGGCGTGGATCGCCTTCGCGCAGTGGCAGCTGGACGGCGATCCGCGCGGCGCCATCTCGTTGGTCGGCACGGTGCTGCTGGTATTCCTGATCGTCGTGCTGCACGAGCTCGGGCACGCACTGGCAGCGCGACGCTACGGCGTGGTCACGCGCGACATCACGCTGCTGCCGATCGGCGGCCTCGCGCGGCTCGAGCGCATCCCCCGCGAGCCACGGCAGGAGTTGGTCATCGCCATCGCGGGACCGGCGGTGAACGTCGTGCTGGCGCTCGCGATCGGTGCGGCGCTGCTGGCCACTGGTGGATTCGCGCCGCTCAATGGCATCGGCGGGCTCGTGGCGCCCGATCCCAGCTTTGACCTCCGTCGCTTGGCCACACGCCTCGTCGGCATCAACGTCTGGTTGATCGCCTTCAACCTGCTGCCGGCCTTTCCGATGGATGGTGGCCGCATGCTGCGCGCCGCGCTGGCTATGCGCTGGAAGGACTACCTCCGCGCCACGGAGGCCGCCGCGCGCGTGGGACGTGGCTTCGCGCTGCTCTTCGGCGTCGTTGCGGTGTTCGTCGTGAACAGCCCGCTGTTGGTGCTGATCGCCGGATTCGTGTGGCTCGCCGGCGCGGGAGAGGCCGCACAGGTGCGCGCGCAGTTGGCACTTGAGGGCGTGACGCTGCGTAGTGTGACCATGACGGACCTGCGCATCCTGCGGCCCAGTGATACGCTCTCGACAGCCGCACAGCTGGTCGTCGATGGCTTCCAGGCCGACTTCCCCGTCGTCGATGGCGACCGACTGCTCGGCATGCTCTCGCGCGACGACCTCGTGCGCGGCCTGCACGATCACGGTCGCGACCATCCCGTGGCAGACGTGATGCGCCGCGATGGCCCCACACTCGAGGCGAGCCTCCCGCCCGAGACCGCGCTCGAGCGCCTGATGCAGTCGCGGCAGCGGGCTCTGCCGGTCGTGCAGGAGGGACGCCTCATCGGATTGCTCACGCAGGAGAACGTGATGGAGTACTTGCTGCTGCGCCGCGCCACCCAGCGGGTCCCGCAATGA